A window of the Egibacter rhizosphaerae genome harbors these coding sequences:
- a CDS encoding IS3 family transposase: protein MAESFFATLKVELVNRCRYQTRREARTSIFRWIARYNDRRLHSTLNYLPPTEWEQAHSCRAPDSVATPIAA, encoded by the coding sequence GTGGCCGAGAGCTTCTTCGCGACGTTGAAGGTCGAGCTCGTCAACCGCTGCCGCTACCAGACCCGACGCGAAGCGCGCACATCGATCTTCCGGTGGATCGCCCGGTACAACGACAGGAGGCTGCACTCGACGCTGAACTACTTGCCGCCGACCGAGTGGGAACAAGCACACAGCTGCCGCGCCCCCGATAGCGTGGCGACCCCCATCGCCGCATAG
- a CDS encoding transposase — protein MAQTLEPVRAPGTAHLFVPGPATQAAICPAAVVLATDKTPSGASEPWHTADCIHGSDGQQHGAQRTRRKFSAEFKREAVELVRTSGKSIADVAAELGISDTSLGNWVRQARVDDGERDGVSSDERERLRTLEQENAHLRMERDLLKRTVAFWVKEST, from the coding sequence GTGGCTCAGACTCTGGAGCCGGTACGGGCCCCTGGGACGGCCCACCTCTTCGTGCCCGGACCGGCGACCCAAGCAGCGATTTGCCCCGCCGCCGTCGTGCTCGCCACCGACAAGACCCCCTCCGGTGCCTCCGAGCCCTGGCATACCGCAGACTGCATTCACGGCTCAGACGGGCAACAGCACGGGGCGCAACGCACCCGACGGAAGTTCTCTGCCGAGTTCAAGCGTGAGGCCGTGGAGCTGGTGCGTACCAGCGGGAAGTCGATCGCCGACGTGGCCGCCGAGCTCGGCATCTCCGACACTTCGCTGGGCAACTGGGTTCGTCAGGCCCGGGTCGATGATGGTGAGCGTGACGGTGTCTCCAGCGACGAGCGCGAGCGGCTGCGGACGCTCGAGCAGGAGAACGCGCACCTGCGCATGGAGCGTGATCTGCTCAAACGAACAGTCGCCTTCTGGGTCAAGGAATCGACGTAG
- a CDS encoding NAD(P)/FAD-dependent oxidoreductase produces the protein MNAAEPTDVPRVVVAGGGFAGVSVVQALHRRFRGAVEVVLVSPRNHMLFQPLLPEVASGAIEPRHAVAPIRQALPRVRFRMGELDGLDPARKTVTVQPPAGDPYELAYTHVVIALGSAPRALLIPGLDEHAVAFSTVAEALHLRNAMLSRLEIAESTQDPDARESALRAVFIGGGYTGVEALAELHYLAQRAAERFENVEPEEIQWTLVEAADRILPNLPLELADRAVVKLRRRGIDVRLGTTVERIDDGRLQLSTGEELLADTVVWSAGVEPHPCVRRLGLDLDDAGRVEVDRTMRVPDHANVWALGDCAAVPRPDGGSYPPTAEQATRQGKQLGSNLARVLQGRAPEAYAHGESAELVTLGSHTAMGTVAGRQLVGKLPWLARRAYYVAQMPSVSRRVRLALEWSLGTAFPNDPTQLDALERPGGPLHRSLMRAESR, from the coding sequence ATGAACGCTGCTGAACCGACGGATGTCCCGCGGGTCGTGGTTGCCGGCGGGGGCTTCGCCGGCGTCTCGGTTGTGCAGGCGCTGCATCGACGCTTCCGGGGCGCGGTCGAGGTGGTCCTCGTCTCGCCGCGAAACCACATGCTGTTCCAGCCACTGTTGCCGGAAGTGGCGTCGGGCGCGATCGAACCCCGCCACGCGGTCGCTCCGATCCGGCAGGCCCTACCGAGGGTGCGCTTTCGCATGGGTGAGCTCGACGGGCTCGATCCGGCGCGGAAGACGGTGACCGTCCAACCGCCGGCGGGGGATCCCTACGAGCTGGCGTACACCCACGTCGTCATCGCGTTGGGTTCCGCTCCGAGGGCGCTGCTGATCCCCGGACTGGACGAGCACGCGGTCGCGTTTAGTACGGTCGCCGAGGCCCTCCACCTGCGCAACGCGATGCTCTCCCGACTCGAGATCGCCGAGTCGACCCAGGATCCCGACGCTCGTGAGTCCGCCCTGCGCGCGGTGTTCATCGGCGGTGGCTACACGGGTGTGGAGGCGTTGGCGGAGTTGCACTACCTCGCGCAGCGCGCGGCCGAGCGCTTCGAGAACGTGGAGCCCGAAGAGATCCAGTGGACCCTGGTGGAGGCCGCGGACCGCATACTGCCGAACCTGCCGCTGGAGCTCGCCGACCGTGCAGTGGTGAAGCTGCGACGGCGGGGCATCGACGTGCGTCTTGGGACGACCGTGGAGCGCATCGATGACGGGCGGTTGCAGTTGTCCACAGGCGAGGAGTTGTTGGCCGACACCGTCGTGTGGAGCGCAGGGGTGGAGCCCCACCCGTGTGTGCGCCGCCTCGGCCTCGACCTCGACGACGCCGGCCGCGTCGAGGTGGATCGCACGATGCGTGTGCCGGATCATGCGAACGTGTGGGCGCTGGGGGACTGTGCGGCAGTGCCGCGTCCCGACGGCGGTTCGTATCCACCCACCGCGGAGCAGGCGACTCGTCAGGGGAAGCAGCTCGGCAGCAACCTGGCGCGGGTCCTGCAGGGGCGGGCGCCGGAGGCCTACGCGCACGGCGAATCCGCCGAACTGGTCACCTTGGGCAGCCACACGGCGATGGGGACCGTGGCGGGTCGTCAGCTCGTCGGGAAGTTGCCGTGGCTCGCTCGCCGCGCGTACTACGTCGCACAGATGCCCTCGGTGAGCCGGCGCGTACGCCTGGCGCTGGAGTGGAGCCTGGGTACGGCGTTCCCCAACGATCCCACGCAGCTGGATGCGCTGGAACGTCCCGGCGGTCCGCTGCACCGCTCGCTGATGCGGGCCGAGTCGCGCTGA
- a CDS encoding glycosyltransferase yields MRIAMVAEGAEPEPALGAGAARGREGDVCAWATHLARAGNSVELSVGRQAPGLVEHSEQEGLETRRLPKPPSSPESWDAATEPIADALAEQWREEPPDLIHTWGMLAAAAARRAVGDRPLVHTFTDLRSLQSAHRMVRGSRPAELALEQQLAYSATRCVVHCGAVLAKLRALEVSRSDISSLPVGVDTRRFSTDVPGVERSPGGRLVTVASPPSLHDLQGVLSALREVPETELLVVGGPRPAELDGDETIGALRKHARQVGVEHRVRFLGQVPHREAPALLRSADLLVQYPTVPSHASMVPAAQALACGVPVVAADLGGLGRIAGTRKPSPVATVPPRDARGLARCLRTLLDEPKRRREMARLAPSVKHGWTDWTTAAGHAADLYREVLDARAARTPAAVSAAPGP; encoded by the coding sequence ATGCGAATCGCGATGGTCGCGGAGGGGGCGGAGCCGGAGCCTGCCCTGGGAGCCGGCGCGGCTCGAGGGCGTGAGGGCGACGTGTGTGCCTGGGCGACGCACCTTGCCCGCGCGGGGAACAGTGTCGAACTCAGCGTCGGGCGACAGGCGCCTGGTCTGGTCGAGCACTCGGAGCAGGAGGGCCTGGAAACGCGACGCCTGCCGAAGCCTCCGTCGAGCCCGGAGTCGTGGGATGCGGCGACGGAGCCCATCGCGGACGCGCTCGCCGAGCAATGGCGTGAGGAACCGCCCGACCTGATCCATACGTGGGGCATGCTGGCAGCGGCCGCCGCGCGGCGCGCGGTCGGCGACCGCCCGCTGGTCCACACCTTCACCGATCTGCGCTCGCTGCAGAGCGCGCACCGCATGGTCCGTGGCAGCCGGCCCGCCGAGTTGGCGCTCGAGCAGCAGTTGGCCTACTCGGCCACTCGCTGTGTCGTCCACTGTGGGGCGGTCCTCGCCAAGCTGCGCGCCCTCGAGGTCTCACGCTCCGACATCTCGAGCCTGCCGGTGGGCGTCGACACGAGGCGGTTCTCGACCGACGTGCCCGGCGTCGAGCGCTCTCCCGGCGGCCGGCTCGTGACCGTGGCCTCCCCGCCGTCACTGCACGACCTACAAGGGGTCCTGAGCGCGCTCCGCGAGGTACCCGAGACCGAGCTCCTCGTCGTCGGCGGTCCCCGGCCGGCCGAGCTGGACGGGGACGAGACGATCGGCGCTCTCCGAAAGCATGCCCGGCAGGTGGGGGTCGAGCACCGGGTCCGCTTCCTCGGCCAGGTGCCTCACCGGGAGGCGCCAGCGCTGCTGCGCTCCGCGGACCTGCTCGTTCAGTATCCGACGGTGCCGTCCCACGCCTCCATGGTGCCGGCGGCTCAGGCGCTCGCGTGCGGGGTACCGGTCGTCGCGGCCGATCTCGGCGGGCTCGGGCGGATCGCAGGCACGCGCAAGCCGTCGCCGGTCGCGACCGTGCCTCCGCGTGACGCGCGAGGGCTCGCCCGGTGCCTTCGGACGCTGCTCGACGAGCCCAAGCGTCGCCGCGAGATGGCGCGGCTCGCGCCGTCGGTCAAACACGGCTGGACGGATTGGACGACGGCGGCGGGGCATGCGGCAGACCTCTACCGCGAGGTGTTGGACGCGCGGGCGGCGCGTACCCCAGCCGCTGTGTCCGCCGCGCCGGGTCCGTGA
- a CDS encoding universal stress protein, translating into MRMFPAKVLVAVDGTPKARNAVDAAAELSAATGSSLHLLHVKLLSPQISGDSPSPTDYERAEQEGRQLLDDEIAYADQLGAPIESALLRMGRMIENEVVQVANEIGAGLLVLGTSARSPAGRRPHAGLSVDIARDIPCSVWFVREAARSVVSDPPPLREGTIVTRAAGEGGGTDERG; encoded by the coding sequence ATGAGGATGTTCCCAGCGAAGGTGCTCGTTGCGGTCGACGGGACCCCGAAGGCCCGCAACGCGGTGGACGCGGCCGCGGAGTTGTCCGCGGCCACTGGTTCCTCCTTGCACCTGCTCCACGTGAAGCTGCTCTCGCCACAGATCTCCGGTGACTCCCCGAGCCCGACGGACTACGAGCGCGCCGAGCAGGAGGGCCGCCAGCTGCTCGACGACGAGATCGCCTACGCGGATCAGCTCGGCGCGCCGATCGAATCGGCGCTCCTGCGCATGGGGCGCATGATCGAGAACGAGGTGGTCCAGGTGGCCAACGAGATCGGTGCGGGACTCTTGGTGCTGGGCACCAGCGCGCGCTCCCCCGCCGGCCGCCGCCCGCACGCGGGCCTCTCGGTGGACATCGCCCGCGACATCCCGTGCTCGGTGTGGTTCGTGCGGGAGGCCGCGCGCTCGGTCGTCTCGGATCCCCCACCGCTGCGCGAGGGCACGATCGTGACACGAGCCGCGGGCGAGGGCGGCGGCACCGACGAGCGGGGATAG
- a CDS encoding SRPBCC family protein, whose protein sequence is MSQVKKSIEVESDVTTVYNQWTQFEEFPQFMEGVQSVEQIDDAHLAWTAQIGPSTREWEAEITEQVPDQLIEWRALGDVRHDGHVRFESLDGGRTRVTLRLDFEPESFAEKAVDALHIVDKRVEGDLERFKAFIEERQIATGSYRQEIH, encoded by the coding sequence GTGAGCCAGGTGAAGAAGTCCATTGAGGTCGAGAGCGACGTCACCACCGTGTACAACCAGTGGACCCAGTTCGAGGAGTTCCCGCAGTTCATGGAGGGCGTGCAGAGCGTCGAGCAGATCGACGACGCGCACCTGGCGTGGACCGCCCAGATCGGGCCGAGCACCCGCGAGTGGGAGGCCGAGATCACCGAGCAGGTGCCCGACCAGCTGATCGAGTGGCGGGCCCTCGGCGACGTGCGCCACGACGGTCACGTGCGTTTCGAGTCGCTCGACGGGGGACGCACGCGCGTGACGCTGCGCCTCGACTTCGAGCCCGAGTCCTTCGCCGAGAAGGCGGTGGATGCCTTGCACATCGTGGACAAGCGGGTCGAGGGCGATCTCGAGCGTTTCAAGGCGTTCATCGAGGAACGGCAGATCGCCACTGGATCCTACCGCCAGGAGATTCACTAA
- a CDS encoding DUF2254 family protein — protein MPAPRSQRLEQVRRNPLTPPIGGMLGGAALAGAAIAVDAAIRPAPPAIFTVEATQAFLSAVVGATITVTALLFWIRGMLVQLSAGQMSNRVVRWYLEDRFLLDSIGFVIAVFTFTGLQLLALPPPAEGGAPPVGTALAFLLTLAALANIVAAITNSVHATDTGVILNNLAEEARTAIQEAHPDDRAALSSEGREPTDARYFSQHVRLSLIAPRTGWVNDIDVPRLLDQMPDSSMLEAQVRAGSFVPEGHALAHLSVEATLADAEELHDVRRALRDAFAIDSRRTTGQDVEFTLSKIVDVAVATMAPHSADRTSAYEAVRHLGVALRELFTRPLAPSHFSQQENRQLVLRAALGYEDYLRRTFGHLREIATDLPMLGVLLDTLGDLREVVIQGTRDERIDAVDREAHRLLDAVRHTHAPDEERRGVLHLAAQHGWDVHELQEDEQQDGQQDGQAPPPTSPDDISQHAAESS, from the coding sequence ATGCCCGCTCCGCGGTCCCAACGTCTCGAACAGGTGCGCCGCAACCCGCTGACGCCCCCGATCGGGGGCATGCTGGGTGGCGCCGCACTCGCCGGCGCGGCCATCGCGGTCGACGCCGCCATCCGCCCCGCACCACCGGCGATCTTCACGGTCGAAGCGACCCAGGCGTTCCTGTCGGCGGTCGTCGGGGCGACGATCACGGTCACCGCTTTGCTGTTCTGGATCCGCGGCATGCTCGTGCAGCTGTCGGCAGGGCAGATGTCGAACCGGGTGGTGCGCTGGTACCTCGAGGACCGCTTCTTGTTGGACAGCATCGGCTTCGTCATCGCGGTGTTCACGTTCACCGGACTCCAGTTGCTCGCGCTGCCGCCGCCCGCGGAAGGCGGCGCACCCCCCGTCGGCACCGCCCTCGCGTTCCTGCTCACGCTCGCCGCCCTCGCGAACATCGTGGCGGCGATCACCAACAGCGTCCATGCCACGGACACTGGCGTGATCCTGAACAACCTCGCCGAGGAGGCGCGCACCGCGATCCAGGAGGCGCATCCGGACGATCGAGCGGCGCTTAGCTCCGAGGGCAGGGAGCCGACCGACGCCAGGTACTTCTCGCAGCACGTCCGCCTGTCTCTGATCGCCCCCCGGACGGGGTGGGTCAACGACATCGACGTCCCTCGGCTTCTGGACCAGATGCCGGACTCCTCCATGCTCGAAGCACAGGTGCGCGCCGGCTCGTTCGTACCCGAGGGCCATGCACTCGCCCACCTGAGCGTGGAGGCGACGCTCGCCGATGCTGAGGAACTGCACGACGTCCGCCGCGCATTGCGAGACGCCTTCGCGATCGACTCCCGCCGAACCACCGGTCAGGACGTCGAGTTCACCCTGAGCAAGATCGTCGATGTCGCCGTCGCCACCATGGCCCCGCACTCGGCGGATCGAACCAGTGCGTACGAGGCCGTCCGCCACCTCGGCGTGGCGCTGCGGGAACTGTTCACCCGTCCCCTGGCACCGAGCCACTTCTCACAACAGGAGAACCGGCAGCTCGTGCTGCGGGCCGCCCTCGGCTACGAGGACTACCTGCGCCGCACCTTCGGTCACCTGCGGGAGATCGCGACCGATCTCCCCATGCTCGGAGTCCTGCTCGACACGCTCGGGGACCTTCGTGAGGTCGTCATTCAGGGGACCCGGGACGAGCGCATCGACGCGGTGGACCGGGAGGCACACCGCCTGCTGGACGCGGTCCGCCACACGCACGCGCCCGACGAAGAGCGTCGCGGCGTGCTGCACCTGGCGGCGCAGCACGGATGGGACGTGCACGAGCTCCAGGAGGACGAGCAGCAGGACGGACAGCAGGACGGGCAGGCCCCGCCACCGACCAGCCCGGACGACATCTCCCAGCACGCAGCGGAGTCGTCCTGA
- a CDS encoding HAD family hydrolase — MSQARSGVLIDLDGTLVDSVYLHVIAWQEALQRHGHTVPTADVHSAVGMGSDRLVPWLVGGTVPDAEAVSSEHTARFLELVDRARETRGATALLEDLRRRGVAHVVASSASGEESTALIEALGTEPPVIDSEAVSASKPAPDLLLAGCEQLEIAPERAVLVGDSPWDAEAAQRVGIGMIGVRTGGFSDELLFRHGARDVVPDPRALIGRL; from the coding sequence ATGAGCCAAGCCCGCAGCGGCGTGCTGATCGATCTGGACGGCACGCTGGTCGATTCGGTCTACCTGCACGTGATCGCCTGGCAGGAAGCCCTCCAGCGCCACGGTCACACGGTCCCGACCGCCGACGTGCACTCCGCGGTCGGCATGGGATCGGACCGCTTGGTTCCCTGGCTCGTCGGCGGCACGGTCCCGGATGCCGAGGCCGTGTCCTCGGAGCACACCGCCCGGTTCCTCGAACTCGTCGACCGGGCTCGGGAGACTCGCGGGGCCACGGCCCTGCTCGAGGACCTGCGCCGACGCGGGGTCGCGCACGTGGTCGCGAGCTCGGCGAGCGGGGAGGAGTCGACCGCGCTGATCGAGGCACTCGGCACCGAGCCGCCCGTGATCGACAGCGAGGCGGTGTCCGCGTCCAAGCCCGCCCCCGATCTGTTGCTGGCCGGGTGCGAGCAGCTCGAAATCGCCCCGGAGCGCGCCGTGCTCGTCGGCGACAGCCCGTGGGACGCCGAGGCCGCTCAGCGGGTCGGTATCGGGATGATCGGGGTCCGGACCGGCGGCTTCTCGGACGAGCTGCTCTTCCGCCACGGCGCCCGTGATGTCGTTCCCGATCCGCGTGCCCTCATCGGGCGCCTGTGA
- a CDS encoding CBS domain-containing protein encodes MAARTIGEIMTSDVRACPQDASAAEAARLMRDHGIGDVIVTGGDDDVPSGIVTDRDLAVRVMGGGRDPDTITLQEIMTTELVTVQRQTEVSDAVTIVHRSSVRRLPVVEDGEVLGIVTIGDLARERDPDSALADLSAESPNN; translated from the coding sequence ATGGCCGCCCGAACCATCGGCGAGATCATGACCAGTGACGTGCGCGCGTGCCCGCAGGACGCAAGTGCCGCCGAGGCCGCCCGTCTCATGCGGGATCACGGCATCGGGGACGTGATCGTGACCGGCGGTGACGACGACGTGCCTTCCGGCATCGTCACCGACCGGGACCTGGCGGTCCGGGTCATGGGCGGGGGTCGCGACCCCGACACCATCACGCTCCAGGAGATCATGACCACGGAGCTCGTAACGGTGCAGCGCCAGACCGAGGTGAGCGACGCCGTCACGATCGTGCACCGCTCATCGGTTCGTCGGCTCCCCGTCGTCGAGGACGGCGAGGTGCTGGGGATCGTCACCATCGGCGACCTCGCCCGGGAACGTGATCCCGACTCGGCACTCGCCGACCTCAGCGCGGAGTCACCGAACAACTGA
- a CDS encoding SDR family NAD(P)-dependent oxidoreductase, producing the protein MIRSTVVAVLLAGSALAVGLRIRRRRTPADVMGCVALVTGASRGLGREVARELTDRGVHVVICARNGDQVLDAERELQESGGGEVRGEVCDVTDPRAVAELIDRVVRWRGRLDIVVANAGTLMVGPLSAQDTEEVQQASDVMLWGVWHAITAALPHLRESEIPRVTVVTSIGGKVPAPHLLAYSVAKHAAVGLSEGLRVELADEGIPVTTVVPGLMRTGSHLHARMRGRPGAEFRWFGLAAVVPGLSMRAERAARRVVEATIRGDAELILGAPAHVAVRAHGLAPGLGTRAAALVHRVLPRGADAPEHEGVRGVATEPGRGIVGAAGRPSARRHGQHTD; encoded by the coding sequence ATGATCCGATCCACGGTGGTGGCGGTGCTGTTGGCCGGGAGCGCACTGGCTGTGGGGCTGCGGATTCGTCGCCGAAGAACCCCCGCCGACGTCATGGGCTGCGTCGCGCTGGTCACCGGTGCATCGCGAGGACTGGGGCGGGAGGTCGCACGGGAGCTCACCGATCGCGGTGTGCACGTGGTGATATGCGCCCGCAACGGGGATCAGGTCCTCGACGCCGAACGTGAGCTGCAGGAGAGCGGCGGCGGAGAGGTCCGGGGCGAGGTATGCGACGTGACCGACCCGCGGGCCGTGGCGGAGCTCATCGACCGGGTCGTTCGCTGGCGGGGCCGGCTCGACATCGTCGTTGCCAATGCCGGCACGCTCATGGTCGGGCCGTTGTCGGCACAGGACACCGAGGAGGTCCAGCAGGCGTCCGACGTCATGCTCTGGGGGGTATGGCACGCGATCACCGCGGCCCTGCCCCACCTGCGCGAGAGCGAGATCCCGCGGGTGACGGTCGTCACTTCGATCGGTGGCAAGGTGCCCGCGCCACATCTGCTCGCCTACTCGGTCGCCAAGCACGCCGCGGTGGGGCTGTCCGAGGGCCTTCGTGTGGAGCTCGCCGACGAGGGGATTCCCGTCACGACGGTGGTCCCGGGACTGATGCGAACGGGGTCCCATCTGCACGCGCGGATGCGCGGGCGACCGGGGGCGGAGTTTCGCTGGTTCGGGCTCGCGGCCGTCGTACCCGGGCTCTCGATGCGCGCCGAGCGGGCGGCGCGCCGGGTGGTGGAGGCGACCATCCGCGGAGACGCGGAGCTCATCCTCGGTGCGCCCGCGCATGTGGCCGTACGAGCGCACGGGCTGGCCCCCGGTCTCGGAACCCGCGCCGCCGCACTCGTGCACCGGGTGCTGCCGCGCGGCGCCGACGCTCCGGAGCACGAGGGGGTGCGCGGGGTCGCGACCGAGCCGGGTCGGGGGATCGTCGGTGCGGCGGGCCGGCCGTCGGCGCGGCGCCACGGTCAGCACACCGATTGA
- a CDS encoding BCCT family transporter, whose amino-acid sequence MSQETQPEEGSEDGETGAGTQKLATATRFDIRPQVFGPAAGLIVLFVALGAAFPDVLADVFTTLQEQIADRLGWFYLTAMTVFLVFVGWLALSPYGKTPLGEDDDEPDYSYLSWFSMLFAAGMGIGLLFFAVAEPISHFGIDQPPGAAAEPGTAGAATEAMNRTFFHWGLHAWGVYALVGLALCYFAYRRHLPLTLRSAFYPLLGDRIQGWMGDAVDTLAIVGTLFGVATSLGIGAVQINAGLDAVLGTGTAPTIQLGLIAGITAIATGSVVLGLDRGIRRLSITTISLGGLLLLFVLLAGPSVFIFERLVSNLGTYVASLPGMSLETEAFAAGDWQADWTIFYWGWWISWSPFVGMFIARVSRGRTIREFIAGVVLVPTAVTAVVLSVLGETAFFRELFGEGGVVAAAEETLDVALFAMLEGLPATTVTSIVAILIIAAFFITSSDSGSLVDDIHASGGSLAPHKATRVFWAVAEGSVAGVLLLAGGETGLEALQQASIATGVPLAILLLAICVSITKSLRKEARTGRHESLAPESSGVE is encoded by the coding sequence GTGAGCCAGGAGACCCAGCCCGAAGAAGGCTCGGAAGACGGCGAGACCGGGGCCGGCACCCAGAAGCTCGCGACGGCAACCCGCTTCGACATCCGCCCACAGGTGTTCGGCCCGGCAGCGGGCCTGATCGTCCTGTTCGTGGCCCTGGGCGCGGCCTTTCCGGACGTCCTCGCCGACGTCTTCACCACCCTCCAGGAGCAGATCGCCGATCGCTTGGGCTGGTTCTATCTCACGGCCATGACGGTGTTCCTGGTCTTCGTCGGCTGGTTGGCGCTGAGCCCGTACGGCAAGACCCCACTGGGCGAGGACGACGACGAACCCGATTACAGCTACCTGTCGTGGTTCTCGATGCTCTTCGCCGCCGGCATGGGGATCGGCTTGCTGTTCTTCGCCGTCGCCGAACCGATCAGCCACTTCGGCATCGACCAGCCCCCCGGCGCGGCGGCCGAGCCCGGCACGGCGGGTGCGGCGACCGAGGCCATGAACCGCACCTTCTTCCACTGGGGCCTGCACGCGTGGGGCGTCTACGCCCTCGTTGGTCTGGCCCTGTGCTACTTCGCCTATCGCCGGCACCTGCCGCTGACTCTTCGCTCGGCCTTCTATCCCCTGCTCGGGGACCGCATCCAGGGCTGGATGGGCGACGCGGTCGACACGCTTGCGATCGTCGGCACGCTCTTCGGTGTCGCCACCTCGCTCGGCATCGGTGCGGTCCAGATCAACGCCGGCCTCGACGCCGTCCTGGGCACGGGCACGGCCCCGACCATCCAGTTGGGGCTGATCGCGGGTATCACCGCGATCGCCACCGGATCGGTCGTGCTCGGGCTCGACCGGGGCATCCGACGGCTGAGCATCACCACGATCAGCCTCGGGGGCCTGCTGTTGCTGTTCGTGCTGCTGGCCGGGCCCAGCGTCTTCATCTTCGAGCGGCTCGTGTCGAACCTCGGTACCTATGTCGCTTCGTTGCCCGGCATGAGCCTGGAGACCGAGGCCTTCGCCGCGGGCGACTGGCAAGCCGACTGGACGATCTTCTACTGGGGCTGGTGGATCTCGTGGTCCCCGTTCGTGGGCATGTTCATCGCCCGCGTCTCGCGAGGGCGGACGATCCGCGAGTTCATCGCCGGCGTCGTGCTGGTGCCCACCGCCGTGACGGCCGTGGTGTTGAGCGTCCTGGGCGAGACGGCGTTCTTCCGGGAGCTCTTCGGCGAGGGCGGGGTCGTCGCCGCCGCGGAGGAGACGTTGGACGTCGCCCTGTTCGCGATGCTGGAGGGCCTGCCGGCCACGACCGTCACGAGCATCGTCGCGATCCTCATCATCGCGGCGTTCTTCATCACCTCGTCGGACTCCGGGTCGCTCGTCGACGACATCCACGCGTCCGGGGGCAGCCTCGCTCCTCACAAGGCCACCCGCGTGTTCTGGGCGGTCGCAGAGGGGTCCGTCGCGGGGGTGCTGCTGCTCGCCGGGGGTGAGACCGGCCTCGAAGCCCTGCAGCAGGCGTCGATCGCGACCGGCGTGCCGCTCGCGATCCTCCTGCTCGCGATCTGCGTCTCGATCACGAAGTCGCTGAGGAAGGAGGCGCGCACCGGCCGGCACGAGTCGCTCGCCCCCGAATCCTCGGGCGTCGAGTGA
- a CDS encoding cupin domain-containing protein → MLLDAAGSGGQLAVLRGRQVGGDAAPWHVHGREDETMIVLHGAALVWIGDRTHPQHVRAGDVAFIPRDVRTPIASSPTPPTSCSSRPRAGSRISSAGRDTISRRRCPPVGRSNRRRSRPRSVSTAARSSHHLP, encoded by the coding sequence GTGCTCCTCGACGCCGCAGGAAGCGGCGGCCAGCTCGCGGTCCTGCGGGGCCGCCAGGTCGGCGGGGACGCTGCGCCCTGGCACGTGCACGGGCGCGAGGACGAGACCATGATCGTGCTGCACGGCGCGGCCCTCGTCTGGATCGGGGACCGGACCCATCCACAGCACGTCCGGGCCGGGGACGTCGCGTTCATACCGCGGGACGTCCGCACGCCTATCGCATCGAGTCCGACACCGCCGACCTCCTGTTCGTCGCGACCCCGGGCGGGCTCGAGGATTTCTTCCGCCGGGCGGGACACGATCTCGCGACGCCGGTGCCCGCCGGTTGGACGCTCGAACCGGAGACGCTCGAGGCCGCGTTCCGTGAGCACGGCGGCACGATCCTCGCACCACCTCCCCTGA
- a CDS encoding c-type cytochrome, which produces MLSWVGLAVIVGVVAAACDPEEETGDAALAERGEEALIEYGCLSCHAIDDLPGPQGGVGPPLDGIAERRVIAGELPNTRENLAAWIANPQEIDPGNVMPDVGVSDDDAEAIAEYLQSLD; this is translated from the coding sequence GTGCTCTCCTGGGTCGGGCTCGCGGTGATCGTCGGGGTCGTGGCGGCCGCTTGCGATCCCGAGGAGGAGACGGGCGACGCCGCCTTGGCGGAGCGGGGCGAGGAGGCACTGATCGAGTACGGTTGCCTGTCGTGCCACGCGATCGACGATCTGCCCGGTCCCCAGGGTGGGGTCGGCCCGCCCCTGGACGGGATCGCCGAGCGTCGGGTGATCGCGGGCGAGCTCCCGAACACCCGTGAGAACCTCGCCGCGTGGATCGCGAACCCCCAGGAGATCGATCCGGGCAACGTGATGCCCGACGTGGGGGTCAGCGACGATGACGCGGAGGCGATCGCCGAGTACCTCCAGAGCCTCGACTGA